In Siniperca chuatsi isolate FFG_IHB_CAS linkage group LG16, ASM2008510v1, whole genome shotgun sequence, the following proteins share a genomic window:
- the LOC122863018 gene encoding triadin-like isoform X1: MTEAVEARSSTTTTMVIDSKSGDAGAPPARGSKKTFTDDLHSTFSSPLAWILVLALIITWSCVFVIMFDLMDYKTISGRPPPAVRKVLKESGRRGGLSKIGSDPMKVVNDAVEESTHVISVILKFAANLIVPEEDEGNLYAVRKKDTRWLEEEEEVEVKIKKAKGEFLPSRSKVIGMQAKMKPPADEVAEDEEEVGEEEGEEGDEVEAAGEEEEGEEEYYEEEEYEEEEEEYYEEEEEEYEEEEEEYEEEEEEDRVEEEEEVGGVKEEEEEEKEEEEDGVEAVDEVDEVEEEEEDEVGGLDEEEEEEEEEEEEEEGEGEGAEVVEEEEEEEERAEVVEGEVKEEEKEEEEGPREEEEEGEGVEGAADEEEDEQEEEEEVEVAAEMEQDEDEDEEDEKEPEAAAAEIDEDDDGDEVKEEAAEEEKADKDDDDEDEEDDEVSPEPISTSEDEESAVSPDSEALVDVKDSDEDVTLPDEDDEKDEEEHDEDDTSDDAFTDTSDVSESALLSSEEEEEMDDDDDEDDRLAEGVATSDSDDVIAEDTDDDLELDLPPIPAASEDDEDDEVDDHKLAEEEDFPPLPVVEDDDDDEHLEDDVKVAEDTDEDDDDDDLDQSDEDISVASSEHFADDEDDEEDSDLKDEDKDVHVDLDDAEDEDDRDKPDDVTEEDIHDDDDDKEEEEEEVGIPPFESTDSGVLGDEDDDDDIALKTDISYDTTDDDDKDDEDTDTSSFETFDQEDENEIAETFVDTEKDDEELTSESLASEDEEDDDDDEDKEDDDDDADDILLAAATATAFTVQEEAVKTEADTGEDEDEDDVKQAADEEKTEEDETEKIVISQPAAFEEEDEGEDEEPTAVLKKTVDEPEDKKEEYDEDDDEEKATVDVIKPVPEPEDEAAKTEPAVCPCMHSAKAKESATKTADKKEASRRVSAVRRRKDREAVKTDEKPKRKGLPRIAGLGPNIRRIRKTPTILRAKRAEKTKTSKTETKKQEEVPESGEEVGPCRPAPVYCPSPPGWYVHHIVTDNPYPPPTMSAPSAPVLTAHPVHPGAPPLQPLYQQQPLPPMHPLYAQYQPYQPPMQPVMQPQPEPVHPIPPVEPVQPEATEQEAPVQPEIQTPAAEAQPAVAPVQGEKKPETVEKDVKAASTKKAAKKRTKAADSEKEPAAGKEKKKKDAAVSKDETKAGTAKKEPTARKEKTKSPAVAKKEPVVKEKTKTAAVAKKEPAAERQKRKSASKKTEASPVKSKSKASTAKKDPDPEPRPQPIRLRTRLEAVKRANVTSQAKEEKPARSSSEPAKTRSKLLEEKQSKAEKAEKKSVKEAQDKEKHPSQAKEPQAEDNTTEKKKPGQRYFQCIYVPGKNAQYPLRPFTPAMSPTMMSPALRSMLEQQRAARAAGQ; the protein is encoded by the exons ATGACTGAAGCAGTTGAAG CGCGGTCGtcgaccaccaccaccatggtCATCGACAGTAAGAGCGGAGACGCCGGGGCACCGCCTGCGCGAGGGTCCAAGAAAACTTTTACAGATGACCTTCACTCTACCTTCAGCTCCCCACTGGCCTGGATCTTGGTTCTGGCTCTCATCATTACATggtcttgtgtttttgtcatcatGTTTGATCTGATGGACTACAAGACCATCTCAG GTCGTCCACCTCCTGCTGTCAGGAAGGTTTTAAAGGAATCAGGCCGTAGAG GAGGCCTCAGCAAGATCGGCTCAGACCCCATGAAGGTGGTGAACGATGCCGTGGAGGAATCAACACACGTGATCAGTGTAATATTGAAATTTGCTGCCAACCTAATTGTTCCTGAAGAAGATGAAG gaAATCTATACGCAGTGAGAAAAAAAG ATACAAGAtggttggaggaggaggaggaagtggaggtgAAGATTAAGAAAGCAAAAG GAGAATTTCTACCATCCCGAAGTAAAG TTATAGGGATGCAAGCAAAGATGAAACCACCAGCGGATGAAGTCGCGGAGGACGAAGAAgaagtgggagaggaggagggagaagagggagacGAAGTGGAGGCtgctggggaggaggaggagggagaggaggagtatTATGAGGAGGAAGAgtatgaagaggaggaagaggagtattatgaggaggaagaagaagaatatgaggaggaggaggaagagtatgaggaggaggaggaggaagacagagtggaggaggaggaggaggtaggaggagttaaagaagaggaggaggaggaaaaagaagaagaagaggacggaGTAGAAGCTGTGGATGAGGTGGacgaggtagaggaggaggaggaggatgaggtaGGAGGActtgatgaggaagaggaggaggaggaggaggaggaggaagaagaagaaggagaaggggaGGGGGCAGAAGttgtggaagaggaggaggaagaagaggagagggcaGAAGTGGTGGAGGgagaggtgaaggaggaggagaaggaagaggaggaagggccgagagaggaagaggaagagggagagggagttgaaggagctgctgatgaagaggaggatgagcaagaggaggaagaggaggtggaggtagCTGCTGAGATGGAGcaagatgaggatgaagatgaggaggatgagaaggaacctgaagcagctgcagctgagattgatgaagatgatgatggagaTGAAGTGAAAgaggaagcagcagaagaagaaaaggctgATAAAGATGAcgatgatgaggatgaagaagatgatgaagtTTCTCCTGAACCTATCTCCACTTCTGAGGATGAAGAGTCGGCTGTGTCTCCCGACTCTGAAGCACTGGTTGATGTCAAAGACAGTGACGAAGATGTAACTCTGCCTGATGAAGATGACGAAAAAGACGAAGAAGAACATGATGAAGATGACACCAGTGACGATGCGTTCACTGACACCTCAGACGTCAGTGAATCTGCACTTCTTtccagtgaggaggaggaagagatggatGATGACGACGATGAAGATGACAGATTAGCTGAGGGTGTTGCAACATCTGATAGCGATGATGTCATTGCAGAAGACACAGATGATGACCTGGAGCTTGATCTTCCTCCTATTCCTGCTGCCagtgaggatgatgaagatgatgaagttGATGATCATAAACTCGCTGAAGAGGAAGATTTTCCTCCTTTACCTGTTGtcgaagatgatgatgatgacgaacACCTGGAAGATGATGTCAAAGTTGCCGAAGACactgatgaggatgatgatgatgatgatctggACCAATCAGACGAGGACATCTCTGTTGCCTCCTCTGAGCACTTTGCAGAcgatgaagatgatgaggaagaCAGTGACCTCAAAGATGAGGACAAAGATGTCCACGTTGACCtcgacgatgctgaagatgaagatgatcgTGACAAACCCGATGATGTCACTGAAGAGGACATccacgatgatgatgatgataaagaagaggaagaggaggaagtcGGCATCCCTCCCTTTGAGAGTACAGACAGCGGAGTCTTaggtgatgaagatgatgatgacgacattGCTCTTAAAACAGACATCTCCTATGACACAAccgatgatgatgataaagatGATGAAGATACTGATACCAGCTCATTTGAGACCTTCGATCAAGAAGACGAAAACGAGATCGCAGAAACATTTGTTGACACTGAAAAAGATGATGAAGAACTCACATCAGAGTCCTTAGCTAGCGAGGATGAAGAagacgacgatgatgatgaagataaggaagatgatgatgatgatgctgatgacatCTTGCTAGCAG CTGCCACTGCAACAGCGTTCACTGTCCAGGAGGAGGCAGTAAAGACTGAGGCAGACACCGGCGAGGACGAGGATGAGGATGACGTCAAACAGGCTGCTGATGAAGAAAAGACTGAGGaggatgaaacagaaaaaattg TTATCAGTCAGCCTGCTGCttttgaggaggaggatgagggagaAGATGAAGAGCCGACAGCTGTACTAAAGAAAACTGTAGACGAACCCGAAGATAAAAAAGAGGAGTATGATGAAGACGACGATGAGGAGAAGGCAACGGTGGATGTGATCAAACCTGTGCCTGAACCTGAGGACGAAGCAGCAAAGACTGAACCCGCAG TGTGCCCCTGTATGCACTCTGCGAAGGCCAAAGAGTCTGCCACCAAGACTGCAGACAAAAAAG aagCTTCACGGAGGGTTTCAGCTGTGAGAAGGAGAAAAG ACCGTGAAGCTGTGAAGACAGATGAAAAGCCAAAGAGGAAAG GTCTACCCAGAATTGCAGGTCTGGGGCCAAATATCAGGAGGATCAGAAAGACCCCCACTATTCTCAGAG CCAAGAGAGCGGAAAAGACCAAGACTTCCAAAACAG AGACCAAAAAACAAGAAGAGGTCCCAGAATCTGGAGAAGAAG ttgGCCCTTGTAGACCTGCACCGGTCTACTGCCCGTCTCCACCTGGCTGGTACG TTCATCACATCGTCACAGACAACCCGTACCCTCCTCCGACCATGTCAG CTCCATCCGCTCCTGTTCTGACCGCTCACCCGGTCCATCCCGGAGCTCCACCACTGCAGCCTCTGTATCAGCAACAGCCACTTCCACCGATGCACCCGCTCTATGCACAATACCAACCATATCAACCGCCAATGCAGCCGGTGATGCAGCCTCAACCAGAACCAGTACATCCCATCCCACCAGTTGAGCCAGTCCAGCCAGAAGCCACAGAACAAGAGGCTCCTGTTCAGCCTGAGATCCAGACTCCAGCTGCTGAAGCTCAGCCTGCTGTAGCGCCAGTCCAGGGAGAGAAGA AACCAGAGACTGTTGAGAAAGACGTGAAGGCTGCCTCCACCAAGAAAG CTGCAAAGAAGAGAACCAAGGCTGCTGATTCAGAAAAAG AGCCAGCAGCGggcaaagagaagaaaaagaaag ATGCTGCTGTTTCGAAAGACGAAACCAAAGCTGGCACTGCAAAGAAAG AGCCAACAGCAAGGAAAGAGAAAACCAAAAGTCCTGCAGTGGCTAAGAAAG AGCCAGTTGTAAAAGAGAAAACCAAAACTGCTGCGGTTGCTAAGAAAG aGCCTGCAGCTGAACGACAGAAGAGGAAATCAGCCTCTAAAAAGACAG AAGCATCACCTGTCAAGAGCAAATCCAAGGCATCTACAGCCAAGAAAG atccagatccagaacCACGTCCACAGCCGATCAGACTGAGAACGAGACTAGAAGCTGTAAAGAGGGCGAATGTAACCTCTCAGGCAAAGGAGGAGAAACCTGCCAGATCTTCGTCTGAACCAG CCAAGACAAGATCAAAATTATTGGAGGAGAAGCAAA GCAAAGCTGAGAAGGCTGAAAAGAAATCTGTCAAAGAGGCTCAAG ATAAAGAGAAACACCCATCACAAGCTA AAGAGCCCCAGGCTGAAGACAATActacagaaaagaagaaaccag GCCAGAGATACTTCCAGTGCATTTATGTCCCTGGTAAAAATGCACAGTACCCCTTGCGACCTTTCACCCCAGCCATGTCCCCCACCATGATGTCCCCTGCACTCAGGTCCATGTTGGAACAGCAGAGAGCAGCGAGGGCGGCGGGGCAATAG
- the LOC122863018 gene encoding triadin-like isoform X2, whose amino-acid sequence MTEAVEARSSTTTTMVIDSKSGDAGAPPARGSKKTFTDDLHSTFSSPLAWILVLALIITWSCVFVIMFDLMDYKTISGRPPPAVRKVLKESGRRGGLSKIGSDPMKVVNDAVEESTHVISVILKFAANLIVPEEDEGNLYAVRKKDTRWLEEEEEVEVKIKKAKGEFLPSRSKVIGMQAKMKPPADEVAEDEEEVGEEEGEEGDEVEAAGEEEEGEEEYYEEEEYEEEEEEYYEEEEEEYEEEEEEYEEEEEEDRVEEEEEVGGVKEEEEEEKEEEEDGVEAVDEVDEVEEEEEDEVGGLDEEEEEEEEEEEEEEGEGEGAEVVEEEEEEEERAEVVEGEVKEEEKEEEEGPREEEEEGEGVEGAADEEEDEQEEEEEVEVAAEMEQDEDEDEEDEKEPEAAAAEIDEDDDGDEVKEEAAEEEKADKDDDDEDEEDDEVSPEPISTSEDEESAVSPDSEALVDVKDSDEDVTLPDEDDEKDEEEHDEDDTSDDAFTDTSDVSESALLSSEEEEEMDDDDDEDDRLAEGVATSDSDDVIAEDTDDDLELDLPPIPAASEDDEDDEVDDHKLAEEEDFPPLPVVEDDDDDEHLEDDVKVAEDTDEDDDDDDLDQSDEDISVASSEHFADDEDDEEDSDLKDEDKDVHVDLDDAEDEDDRDKPDDVTEEDIHDDDDDKEEEEEEVGIPPFESTDSGVLGDEDDDDDIALKTDISYDTTDDDDKDDEDTDTSSFETFDQEDENEIAETFVDTEKDDEELTSESLASEDEEDDDDDEDKEDDDDDADDILLAAATATAFTVQEEAVKTEADTGEDEDEDDVKQAADEEKTEEDETEKIVISQPAAFEEEDEGEDEEPTAVLKKTVDEPEDKKEEYDEDDDEEKATVDVIKPVPEPEDEAAKTEPAVCPCMHSAKAKESATKTADKKEASRRVSAVRRRKDREAVKTDEKPKRKGLPRIAGLGPNIRRIRKTPTILRAKRAEKTKTSKTETKKQEEVPESGEEVGPCRPAPVYCPSPPGWYVHHIVTDNPYPPPTMSAPSAPVLTAHPVHPGAPPLQPLYQQQPLPPMHPLYAQYQPYQPPMQPVMQPQPEPVHPIPPVEPVQPEATEQEAPVQPEIQTPAAEAQPAVAPVQGEKKPETVEKDVKAASTKKAAKKRTKAADSEKEPAAGKEKKKKDAAVSKDETKAGTAKKEPTARKEKTKSPAVAKKEPVVKEKTKTAAVAKKEPAAERQKRKSASKKTEASPVKSKSKASTAKKDPDPEPRPQPIRLRTRLEAVKRANVTSQAKEEKPARSSSEPAKTRSKLLEEKQSKAEKAEKKSVKEAQEEPQAEDNTTEKKKPGQRYFQCIYVPGKNAQYPLRPFTPAMSPTMMSPALRSMLEQQRAARAAGQ is encoded by the exons ATGACTGAAGCAGTTGAAG CGCGGTCGtcgaccaccaccaccatggtCATCGACAGTAAGAGCGGAGACGCCGGGGCACCGCCTGCGCGAGGGTCCAAGAAAACTTTTACAGATGACCTTCACTCTACCTTCAGCTCCCCACTGGCCTGGATCTTGGTTCTGGCTCTCATCATTACATggtcttgtgtttttgtcatcatGTTTGATCTGATGGACTACAAGACCATCTCAG GTCGTCCACCTCCTGCTGTCAGGAAGGTTTTAAAGGAATCAGGCCGTAGAG GAGGCCTCAGCAAGATCGGCTCAGACCCCATGAAGGTGGTGAACGATGCCGTGGAGGAATCAACACACGTGATCAGTGTAATATTGAAATTTGCTGCCAACCTAATTGTTCCTGAAGAAGATGAAG gaAATCTATACGCAGTGAGAAAAAAAG ATACAAGAtggttggaggaggaggaggaagtggaggtgAAGATTAAGAAAGCAAAAG GAGAATTTCTACCATCCCGAAGTAAAG TTATAGGGATGCAAGCAAAGATGAAACCACCAGCGGATGAAGTCGCGGAGGACGAAGAAgaagtgggagaggaggagggagaagagggagacGAAGTGGAGGCtgctggggaggaggaggagggagaggaggagtatTATGAGGAGGAAGAgtatgaagaggaggaagaggagtattatgaggaggaagaagaagaatatgaggaggaggaggaagagtatgaggaggaggaggaggaagacagagtggaggaggaggaggaggtaggaggagttaaagaagaggaggaggaggaaaaagaagaagaagaggacggaGTAGAAGCTGTGGATGAGGTGGacgaggtagaggaggaggaggaggatgaggtaGGAGGActtgatgaggaagaggaggaggaggaggaggaggaggaagaagaagaaggagaaggggaGGGGGCAGAAGttgtggaagaggaggaggaagaagaggagagggcaGAAGTGGTGGAGGgagaggtgaaggaggaggagaaggaagaggaggaagggccgagagaggaagaggaagagggagagggagttgaaggagctgctgatgaagaggaggatgagcaagaggaggaagaggaggtggaggtagCTGCTGAGATGGAGcaagatgaggatgaagatgaggaggatgagaaggaacctgaagcagctgcagctgagattgatgaagatgatgatggagaTGAAGTGAAAgaggaagcagcagaagaagaaaaggctgATAAAGATGAcgatgatgaggatgaagaagatgatgaagtTTCTCCTGAACCTATCTCCACTTCTGAGGATGAAGAGTCGGCTGTGTCTCCCGACTCTGAAGCACTGGTTGATGTCAAAGACAGTGACGAAGATGTAACTCTGCCTGATGAAGATGACGAAAAAGACGAAGAAGAACATGATGAAGATGACACCAGTGACGATGCGTTCACTGACACCTCAGACGTCAGTGAATCTGCACTTCTTtccagtgaggaggaggaagagatggatGATGACGACGATGAAGATGACAGATTAGCTGAGGGTGTTGCAACATCTGATAGCGATGATGTCATTGCAGAAGACACAGATGATGACCTGGAGCTTGATCTTCCTCCTATTCCTGCTGCCagtgaggatgatgaagatgatgaagttGATGATCATAAACTCGCTGAAGAGGAAGATTTTCCTCCTTTACCTGTTGtcgaagatgatgatgatgacgaacACCTGGAAGATGATGTCAAAGTTGCCGAAGACactgatgaggatgatgatgatgatgatctggACCAATCAGACGAGGACATCTCTGTTGCCTCCTCTGAGCACTTTGCAGAcgatgaagatgatgaggaagaCAGTGACCTCAAAGATGAGGACAAAGATGTCCACGTTGACCtcgacgatgctgaagatgaagatgatcgTGACAAACCCGATGATGTCACTGAAGAGGACATccacgatgatgatgatgataaagaagaggaagaggaggaagtcGGCATCCCTCCCTTTGAGAGTACAGACAGCGGAGTCTTaggtgatgaagatgatgatgacgacattGCTCTTAAAACAGACATCTCCTATGACACAAccgatgatgatgataaagatGATGAAGATACTGATACCAGCTCATTTGAGACCTTCGATCAAGAAGACGAAAACGAGATCGCAGAAACATTTGTTGACACTGAAAAAGATGATGAAGAACTCACATCAGAGTCCTTAGCTAGCGAGGATGAAGAagacgacgatgatgatgaagataaggaagatgatgatgatgatgctgatgacatCTTGCTAGCAG CTGCCACTGCAACAGCGTTCACTGTCCAGGAGGAGGCAGTAAAGACTGAGGCAGACACCGGCGAGGACGAGGATGAGGATGACGTCAAACAGGCTGCTGATGAAGAAAAGACTGAGGaggatgaaacagaaaaaattg TTATCAGTCAGCCTGCTGCttttgaggaggaggatgagggagaAGATGAAGAGCCGACAGCTGTACTAAAGAAAACTGTAGACGAACCCGAAGATAAAAAAGAGGAGTATGATGAAGACGACGATGAGGAGAAGGCAACGGTGGATGTGATCAAACCTGTGCCTGAACCTGAGGACGAAGCAGCAAAGACTGAACCCGCAG TGTGCCCCTGTATGCACTCTGCGAAGGCCAAAGAGTCTGCCACCAAGACTGCAGACAAAAAAG aagCTTCACGGAGGGTTTCAGCTGTGAGAAGGAGAAAAG ACCGTGAAGCTGTGAAGACAGATGAAAAGCCAAAGAGGAAAG GTCTACCCAGAATTGCAGGTCTGGGGCCAAATATCAGGAGGATCAGAAAGACCCCCACTATTCTCAGAG CCAAGAGAGCGGAAAAGACCAAGACTTCCAAAACAG AGACCAAAAAACAAGAAGAGGTCCCAGAATCTGGAGAAGAAG ttgGCCCTTGTAGACCTGCACCGGTCTACTGCCCGTCTCCACCTGGCTGGTACG TTCATCACATCGTCACAGACAACCCGTACCCTCCTCCGACCATGTCAG CTCCATCCGCTCCTGTTCTGACCGCTCACCCGGTCCATCCCGGAGCTCCACCACTGCAGCCTCTGTATCAGCAACAGCCACTTCCACCGATGCACCCGCTCTATGCACAATACCAACCATATCAACCGCCAATGCAGCCGGTGATGCAGCCTCAACCAGAACCAGTACATCCCATCCCACCAGTTGAGCCAGTCCAGCCAGAAGCCACAGAACAAGAGGCTCCTGTTCAGCCTGAGATCCAGACTCCAGCTGCTGAAGCTCAGCCTGCTGTAGCGCCAGTCCAGGGAGAGAAGA AACCAGAGACTGTTGAGAAAGACGTGAAGGCTGCCTCCACCAAGAAAG CTGCAAAGAAGAGAACCAAGGCTGCTGATTCAGAAAAAG AGCCAGCAGCGggcaaagagaagaaaaagaaag ATGCTGCTGTTTCGAAAGACGAAACCAAAGCTGGCACTGCAAAGAAAG AGCCAACAGCAAGGAAAGAGAAAACCAAAAGTCCTGCAGTGGCTAAGAAAG AGCCAGTTGTAAAAGAGAAAACCAAAACTGCTGCGGTTGCTAAGAAAG aGCCTGCAGCTGAACGACAGAAGAGGAAATCAGCCTCTAAAAAGACAG AAGCATCACCTGTCAAGAGCAAATCCAAGGCATCTACAGCCAAGAAAG atccagatccagaacCACGTCCACAGCCGATCAGACTGAGAACGAGACTAGAAGCTGTAAAGAGGGCGAATGTAACCTCTCAGGCAAAGGAGGAGAAACCTGCCAGATCTTCGTCTGAACCAG CCAAGACAAGATCAAAATTATTGGAGGAGAAGCAAA GCAAAGCTGAGAAGGCTGAAAAGAAATCTGTCAAAGAGGCTCAAG AAGAGCCCCAGGCTGAAGACAATActacagaaaagaagaaaccag GCCAGAGATACTTCCAGTGCATTTATGTCCCTGGTAAAAATGCACAGTACCCCTTGCGACCTTTCACCCCAGCCATGTCCCCCACCATGATGTCCCCTGCACTCAGGTCCATGTTGGAACAGCAGAGAGCAGCGAGGGCGGCGGGGCAATAG